A window from Populus trichocarpa isolate Nisqually-1 chromosome 3, P.trichocarpa_v4.1, whole genome shotgun sequence encodes these proteins:
- the LOC18097013 gene encoding uncharacterized protein LOC18097013 isoform X2: MGTRTNFYKTPSLSYKKDLNLSSALQNLKAYNIATGNAPLTTEEEDEQQPRGDSKIARPKRQRIQKNPQHNKHGHAIEENDEPMSHLDYINKRRKEVSSSNQSYENLTSDVLVGNTISVLNLVNYGSDSSESEEKEGSSGSRQDDTLHSDHPNEVDRVKSRSEQRYPVPGEPVCLLCGKYGEYICNETDDDICSLECKAELLQSLKLAKGPASNQQLDVSSSGFKCALPMPLLGEDTWDYNRHRWSKKISNLCAYECWKCQRPGHLPEDCLVTTSNQVAVGNKNSDSISRDLLGLYGRCHQIGKKLSGANCNTCRGSLSLATCLDCSMILCDNAGHLHEHIRAQPSHQQYYSHKLKRLVKCCKSTCKVTSISDLLVCHHCFDKAFDKFYDMYTATWKGTGLSIISGSICCEDHFEWHRMNCLSAGVEDRAYIIDKNANKKCVQLSDFIF; the protein is encoded by the exons ATGGGAACGAGAACAAATTTCTACAAGACGCCTTCTCTCTCTTACAAAAAAGACTTAAATCTCTCCTCCGCTCTTCAAAACCTAAAGGCTTATAACATCGCCACCGGTAATGCTCCTTTAActacagaagaagaagatgagcaACAACCTCGCGGCGACAGCAAAATTGCCCGCCCGAAACGACAACGTATTCAGAAAAATCCACAGCACAATAAGCACGGCCATGCGATTGAGGAGAATGATGAACCGATGTCTCACCTGGATTACATAAATAAGAGAag GAAAGAAGTTAGCTCATCTAATCAGTCGTATGAAAATTTAACTTCTGATGTTCTAGTG GGAAATACGATCtctgttttaaatttggtaaaTTATGGAA GTGATTCTTCGGAATCTGAAGAGAAGGAGGGTTCCTCAGGTTCTAGACAGGATGATACCTTGCATTCTG ATCATCCAAATGAAGTTGATCGAGTGAAGTCTAGAAGTGAGCAACGGTATCCTGTCCCAGGAGAGCCTGTTTGTTTGTTATGTGGAAAATATGGTGAATATATTTGCAATGAG ACCGATGATGATATCTGCAGCTTGGAATGCAAAGCTGAGCTTCTGCAAAGTCTGAAACTTGCTAAG GGTCCAGCAAGCAATCAACAACTCGATGTCTCTTCATCTGGATTCAAATGTGCCTTGCCAATGCCATTGCTTGGAGAGGACACGTGGGACTATAATCGCCATCGCTGGTCCAAAAAGATATCTAATCTTTGTGCTTATGAGTG TTGGAAATGTCAGAGGCCTGGACACCTTCCGGAAGACTGTTTGGTGACAACATCTAATCag GTGGCAGTGGGGAATAAGAACTCTGATTCCATATCCAGAGATCTTCTTGGACTTTATGGAAG ATGTCATCAGATTGGTAAAAAATTGTCTGGAGCAAACTGCAATACCTGCCGCGGTTCCTTAAGTTTGGCAACTTGCCTTGATTGCAGTATGATCCTCTGTGACAA TGCAGGCCATTTACATGAGCATATAAGGGCACAACCATCCCATCAGCAATATTACTCTCATAAACTCAAGCGTttg GTCAAATGCTGCAAATCAACATGCAAGGTGACTAGCATTAGTGATCTTTTGGTTTGCCACCACTGTTTTGATAAAGCCTTCGACAAGTTCTATGATATGTATACTGCAACTTG GAAAGGAACTGGACTTTCCATTATCTCTGGCTCTATTTGCTGTGAAGATCACTTTGAATG GCATAGGATGAATTGCTTGAGTGCAGGTGTAGAGGACAGAGCATATATCATTGATAAGAATGCCAATAAGAAATGTGTTCAACTTAGTGACTTCATTTTCTGA
- the LOC18097013 gene encoding uncharacterized protein LOC18097013 isoform X1: MGTRTNFYKTPSLSYKKDLNLSSALQNLKAYNIATGNAPLTTEEEDEQQPRGDSKIARPKRQRIQKNPQHNKHGHAIEENDEPMSHLDYINKRRKEVSSSNQSYENLTSDVLVQGNTISVLNLVNYGSDSSESEEKEGSSGSRQDDTLHSDHPNEVDRVKSRSEQRYPVPGEPVCLLCGKYGEYICNETDDDICSLECKAELLQSLKLAKGPASNQQLDVSSSGFKCALPMPLLGEDTWDYNRHRWSKKISNLCAYECWKCQRPGHLPEDCLVTTSNQVAVGNKNSDSISRDLLGLYGRCHQIGKKLSGANCNTCRGSLSLATCLDCSMILCDNAGHLHEHIRAQPSHQQYYSHKLKRLVKCCKSTCKVTSISDLLVCHHCFDKAFDKFYDMYTATWKGTGLSIISGSICCEDHFEWHRMNCLSAGVEDRAYIIDKNANKKCVQLSDFIF, encoded by the exons ATGGGAACGAGAACAAATTTCTACAAGACGCCTTCTCTCTCTTACAAAAAAGACTTAAATCTCTCCTCCGCTCTTCAAAACCTAAAGGCTTATAACATCGCCACCGGTAATGCTCCTTTAActacagaagaagaagatgagcaACAACCTCGCGGCGACAGCAAAATTGCCCGCCCGAAACGACAACGTATTCAGAAAAATCCACAGCACAATAAGCACGGCCATGCGATTGAGGAGAATGATGAACCGATGTCTCACCTGGATTACATAAATAAGAGAag GAAAGAAGTTAGCTCATCTAATCAGTCGTATGAAAATTTAACTTCTGATGTTCTAGTG CAGGGAAATACGATCtctgttttaaatttggtaaaTTATGGAA GTGATTCTTCGGAATCTGAAGAGAAGGAGGGTTCCTCAGGTTCTAGACAGGATGATACCTTGCATTCTG ATCATCCAAATGAAGTTGATCGAGTGAAGTCTAGAAGTGAGCAACGGTATCCTGTCCCAGGAGAGCCTGTTTGTTTGTTATGTGGAAAATATGGTGAATATATTTGCAATGAG ACCGATGATGATATCTGCAGCTTGGAATGCAAAGCTGAGCTTCTGCAAAGTCTGAAACTTGCTAAG GGTCCAGCAAGCAATCAACAACTCGATGTCTCTTCATCTGGATTCAAATGTGCCTTGCCAATGCCATTGCTTGGAGAGGACACGTGGGACTATAATCGCCATCGCTGGTCCAAAAAGATATCTAATCTTTGTGCTTATGAGTG TTGGAAATGTCAGAGGCCTGGACACCTTCCGGAAGACTGTTTGGTGACAACATCTAATCag GTGGCAGTGGGGAATAAGAACTCTGATTCCATATCCAGAGATCTTCTTGGACTTTATGGAAG ATGTCATCAGATTGGTAAAAAATTGTCTGGAGCAAACTGCAATACCTGCCGCGGTTCCTTAAGTTTGGCAACTTGCCTTGATTGCAGTATGATCCTCTGTGACAA TGCAGGCCATTTACATGAGCATATAAGGGCACAACCATCCCATCAGCAATATTACTCTCATAAACTCAAGCGTttg GTCAAATGCTGCAAATCAACATGCAAGGTGACTAGCATTAGTGATCTTTTGGTTTGCCACCACTGTTTTGATAAAGCCTTCGACAAGTTCTATGATATGTATACTGCAACTTG GAAAGGAACTGGACTTTCCATTATCTCTGGCTCTATTTGCTGTGAAGATCACTTTGAATG GCATAGGATGAATTGCTTGAGTGCAGGTGTAGAGGACAGAGCATATATCATTGATAAGAATGCCAATAAGAAATGTGTTCAACTTAGTGACTTCATTTTCTGA
- the LOC7465513 gene encoding uncharacterized protein LOC7465513 isoform X2, whose translation MVTLTNKSLMYFEDLTLPTVQVIVMTASMRCSRCRQRVSQVISRMSGLKEYTVDVHNKQVIMKGDTGKQWKKEDDHSNDEMNNERCQRLKLFLRSFVATCFGNYMAN comes from the exons ATGGTGACATTAACAAATAAATCTCTCATGTATTTCGAGGATTTGACGCTTCCCACT GTTCAGGTTATAGTAATGACAGCAAGCATGAGATGTTCTCGATGCCGTCAAAGAGTTTCCCAAGTTATTTCCAGGATGTCTG GGTTGAAAGAGTACACAGTAGACGTGCACAACAAACAAGTAATTATGAAGGGAGATACTGGAAAGCAGTGGAAGAAAGAGGATGATCATTCCAATGACGAAATGAACAATGAGCGTTGTCAGAGATTAAAACTGTTCTTGAGATCTTTCGTGGCGACTTGCTTTGGTAATTATATGGCTAATTAA
- the LOC7479208 gene encoding uncharacterized protein LOC7479208: protein MGKLGCGIDGNLNEAKFSEPMPWIGLYIAAASLACALAMAVDFIRGFRRRKFWFPSKYFSINATSLTIIAVAVKLSVDLNTAMPRRVDQLAKLSSGALLCTVMGNSMPSLGAMDNSDLCTNMIALGILVITVIVNIGIQLGTGVIYLYWKEHVFIMFLMLILLLILSFSALTVPINNKYFQYKYNKKYDMALKEDSNETSKREGKELKEELMKFWMMAHTCSPQFVVGRSVTCSASGAFCLLGAMTLAEAMLRSYLMPRSFKFCTGESEYKWSTIVVLITQTIAVGVGTIAPAIRWFSALNFGCPTRRKKSSKRIFTVERYWIQLLVEMKECPLAIRIQDRFCRKLAHYVNNKLVDLCLGMQTGIVLGSKVIQFISVYSMIWMLSLSDHCKKLRTMKPDNSISSVSGSESRSSTKPDLSRFVLHLEGEDELVELMMKKNFDTTDHWLRRGKRKQPKHLMELLEKSTVAEGFKGVKEFDSDLVLSLDCDEPPNCWALPVVTLTAIAVALPDVSGGLMKQLMLSVHEGLMYVRLIEDNLDAKGELINIRKAANVVWLGVDLDNKWLDVDLRKLSVQAESTKEILEKLSDVAKTRFVECKKIFMNQCLKERPSKWPIKVLAANSMYRISQTLLQNCESRNDLVDERLFEALTVMISDILGACLTNLRPVIFHCLSRAVIEREYCVRRAVHILGKTEKIRKLLDQRPISTLDPDRMACIDEWRSLNDLKTSSPFIPSSSAKSETVFSTSSDLYLTME, encoded by the coding sequence ATGGGGAAGCTGGGCTGCGGTATCGATGGGAATCTGAATGAAGCGAAGTTCAGTGAACCCATGCCATGGATTGGCCTCTATATAGCAGCAGCATCTCTGGCCTGTGCACTTGCTATGGCTGTAGATTTCATCCGTGGCTTCCGCCGACGGAAGTTCTGGTTCCCgagcaaatacttctccatcAATGCCACTTCACTGACCATAATAGCTGTGGCAGTCAAGCTGTCAGTGGATCTAAACACCGCCATGCCTCGCCGTGTTGATCAGCTCGCAAAACTTAGCAGTGGTGCCTTGCTCTGTACAGTAATGGGTAATTCCATGCCTTCTCTGGGAGCCATGGACAACAGTGATTTATGCACAAATATGATAGCTTTAGGAATTCTCGTTATTACTGTTATTGTTAATATAGGCATCCAATTAGGCACCGGTGTTATATATCTTTACTGGAAAGAGCATGTATTTATTATGTTTCTCATgcttattttgcttttaatccTAAGCTTTTCAGCATTAACTGTGccgataaataataaatatttccaatataaatataataagaaatatGATATGGCTCTTAAAGAAGACTCGAACGAAACCAGCAAAAGGGAAGGCAAGGAACTTAAAGAAGAATTAATGAAATTCTGGATGATGGCTCATACCTGCAGCCCCCAGTTCGTGGTGGGCCGTTCAGTTACATGCTCTGCCTCAGGTGCATTCTGTCTCCTTGGTGCCATGACTTTAGCTGAGGCCATGCTGCGATCTTACTTGATGCCCCGGTCATTCAAATTCTGCACCGGAGAATCTGAGTATAAGTGGTCGACCATCGTAGTTCTTATTACACAGACCATTGCAGTGGGAGTTGGTACTATTGCCCCTGCAATCAGATGGTTCAGTGCTCTGAACTTCGGATGCCCAAccagaagaaagaaaagcagcAAAAGAATATTTACAGTAGAAAGGTACTGGATCCAGTTGCTTGTGGAGATGAAAGAGTGCCCACTAGCCATACGAATCCAGGACCGATTTTGCAGGAAACTTGCCCACtatgttaataacaaattgGTGGACCTCTGTCTTGGAATGCAAACTGGAATTGTGTTGGGTAGCAAAGTGATTCAATTCATTTCAGTTTACTCCATGATCTGGATGTTATCACTCTCCGATCACTGCAAGAAGTTAAGAACAATGAAACCCGACAACAGCATATCATCTGTCTCAGGATCAGAATCACGATCCAGTACAAAACCAGATCTCAGCCGTTTTGTTTTGCATCTTGAAGGTGAAGACGAACTAGTtgagttgatgatgaagaagaactTTGATACCACTGATCATTGGCTGCGAAGGGGGAAAAGGAAACAGCCAAAGCATCTCATGGAACTGTTGGAAAAATCAACCGTTGCAGAAGGATTTAAGGGGGTGAAAGAGTTTGACAGTGACCTAGTTCTCTCTCTAGATTGTGATGAACCTCCAAACTGTTGGGCTCTTCCTGTAGTAACTCTGACAGCCATTGCAGTTGCACTTCCAGATGTCAGTGGTGGTTTGATGAAACAGTTGATGCTCAGTGTACATGAAGGCCTCATGTATGTCAGACTCATAGAAGATAACCTGGACGCGAAGGGAGAATTGATTAACATCAGGAAAGCAGCAAATGTTGTATGGCTTGGAGTTGATCTCGACAACAAGTGGCTAGATGTGGACCTTCGAAAACTGTCCGTACAAGCAGAAAGCACAAAGGAAATACTTGAGAAACTATCTGATGTTGCAAAGACCAGGTTTGTGGAGTGTAAGAAGATATTTATGAATCAATGTCTGAAGGAAAGACCTTCAAAGTGGCCCATCAAGGTTCTGGCTGCTAATTCCATGTATAGGATAAGCCAAACTCTTCTGCAGAATTGTGAAAGTAGAAATGACTTGGTCGACGAAAGATTATTTGAAGCTTTAACTGTCATGATCTCTGATATACTGGGTGCTTGTCTCACTAACTTACGGCCTGTCATATTCCACTGTTTGAGCAGGGCTGTCATCGAGAGGGAATACTGTGTACGCAGGGCAGTTCACATTCTTGGAAAAACAGAAAAGATCCGGAAACTTCTAGATCAGCGGCCTATTTCCACTTTAGATCCAGATCGAATGGCCTGCATTGATGAGTGGCGTTCATTGAATGATTTGAAGACCTCTTCGCCCTTCATTCCATCTTCTTCAGCAAAGAGTGAAACAGTCTTCTCCACTTCAAGCGACTTGTATCTAACCATGGAATAA
- the LOC7465515 gene encoding scarecrow-like protein 27, whose translation MPFRLQAKGGVDFDGFASVCSQQETWTQRQRQQLLEVNCFASKEPNSVLHMRRSPSPPTSVSTLSSSSNGGAGGNTSDKTATITATDKVVNPVNNERKDEWATELQPFPSGLEFVSTGERCGLGLEDWENMLSEPSQEQSLLRWIAGDVDDTQFGLKQLLQSGSSQLEFDGNVGGGSGVGGLGIVDQGPGFESLSGIPGGVSSIGTNLAPFPGPGVSNIGSGLVAPSSSSGLINYKNVGFGSNNNSSVQSPVFSSPTNSVSLPFSLPPGMVYHQNQLQQIEAPEEKPHILNPQILMNQQQSHNPRIRNPNLFLQLPFYQQENRPLHSQLKRHNSGGIDPISHVIPKLPFSDPGQELLLRKHQQQQLGFPQRVQFLHQQLQQKPLVVKKEDLGTQHYQHQHQHQHQHQHQHQHALLDQLYKAAELVGTGNFSHAQGILARLNQQLFPTGKPLHRAAFYFKEALQLLILMNNNSVTAPPPRSPTPFDVIFKMSAYKVLSEVSPLIQFVNFTCNQALLEAVDDADRIHIVDFDIGFGAQWASFMQELPRNRGGRSLKTTAFASPSTHHPVELSLMRDNLTQFANEIGLSFELDVINFDSLEQHCYSLPFFRTSEHEAVVVNFPIWCSSNQPSALPSLLRFIKQLSPKIVVSLDRGCDRSDLPFPQHILHALQSYTHLLESLDAVNATTDDVNKIERFLLQPRIESTVLGRLRATDKMPNWKTIFASAGFSPVTFSNFTETQAECVVKRTPVRGFHVERQQALLVLFWQRRELMSASAWRC comes from the coding sequence ATGCCCTTTCGTTTGCAGGCCAAGGGGGGTGTAGATTTTGATGGTTTTGCTTCAGTTTGTTCTCAACAAGAAACTTGGACTCAAAGGCAACGACAACAACTTCTTGAAGTAAATTGCTTTGCAAGCAAAGAACCTAACTCAGTTCTTCATATGAGAAGAAGTCCAAGCCCACCTACATCAGTTTCGACACTCTCCTCCTCCTCAAACGGCGGCGCCGGTGGAAACACCAGCGACAAGACCGCCACCATCACGGCAACAGATAAAGTAGTGAACCCAGTGAACAATGAAAGGAAAGATGAATGGGCAACAGAGCTGCAGCCATTCCCAAGTGGACTAGAGTTTGTTTCAACAGGAGAAAGATGTGGACTTGGACTAGAAGACTGGGAGAATATGCTGTCAGAGCCAAGTCAAGAACAATCCTTGTTGAGGTGGATAGCTGGGGATGTGGATGACACACAGTTTGGGCTAAAGCAGTTGTTGCAAAGTGGAAGCAGTCAGCTGGAATTTGATGGCAATGTTGGCGGCGGTTCTGGTGTTGGTGGATTGGGGATTGTTGATCAAGGACCTGGGTTTGAGTCCTTAAGTGGAATTCCAGGTGGCGTGTCAAGCATTGGTACTAATTTGGCTCCTTTTCCTGGTCCTGGGGTTTCAAATATTGGGTCTGGTTTAGTTGCTCCTAGCTCTTCTTCTGGTTTGATTAACTACAAAAATGTTGGATTTGGCAGCAACAACAACTCTAGTGTGCAAAGCCCAGTTTTTAGTTCTCCAACTAACAGTGTTTCACTTCCATTTTCTTTACCTCCTGGTATGGTTTATCATCAAAATCAGCTGCAACAAATTGAGGCCCCAGAGGAGAAGCCGCATATACTAAATCCACAGATATTGATGAACCAGCAACAGTCTCATAATCCACGCATTCGAAATCCCAACCTTTTCTTGCAATTACCATTTTATCAGCAAGAAAACCGCCCTCTCCATTCCCAACTCAAGCGCCACAACTCTGGTGGCATAGACCCAATCTCTCATGTAATCCCAAAACTACCATTCTCTGATCCTGGGCAAGAACTTTTGCTAAGAAAACACCAACAACAGCAACTGGGGTTTCCTCAGAGAGTCCAGTTTCTTCACCAACAACTTCAACAGAAGCCGTTGGTGGTGAAGAAGGAAGATTTAGGAACTCAACAttaccagcaccagcaccagcaccagcaccagcaccagcaccagcaccagcatgCTTTGTTGGACCAGCTCTACAAGGCAGCTGAGTTGGTAGGGACTGGGAACTTCTCACACGCGCAAGGGATATTGGCGCGGCTCAATCAACAGCTCTTCCCAACTGGGAAGCCTCTCCATAGGGCAGCTTTCTACTTCAAGGAGGCTCTTCAATTGCTCATTCTCATGAATAATAACTCAGTCACTGCTCCACCACCTAGGAGCCCCACCCCATTCGATGTCATCTTCAAAATGAGTGCTTACAAAGTCTTATCTGAGGTTTCTCCACTTATCCAATTTGTCAACTTCACCTGCAATCAGGCCCTCCTTGAAGCAGTTGACGATGCAGATAGGATTCACATTGTGGACTTTGATATTGGATTTGGTGCTCAATGGGCCTCTTTCATGCAGGAACTTCCCCGGAATAGAGGTGGCCGATCATTGAAAACCACTGCCTTTGCCTCTCCTTCAACTCACCATCCCGTTGAACTTAGTCTTATGCGCGATAACTTAACTCAATTTGCTAATGAGATTGGTCTAAGTTTTGAACTTGATGTGATTAACTTTGATTCTTTGGAGCAACATTGTTATTCTCTCCCCTTTTTCCGAACTAGTGAACATGAGGCTGTTGTGGTGAATTTCCCTATTTGGTGCTCGTCAAATCAACCATCTGCACTACCGTCGCTGCTGCGCTTTATAAAGCAACTTTCTCCAAAGATTGTGGTGTCTTTGGACCGAGGGTGTGACAGAAGTGACCTTCCATTCCCACAACATATCCTCCATGCCCTCCAATCCTATACACACCTATTGGAATCATTGGATGCTGTTAATGCAACTACGGATGATGTGAACAAGATTGAGAGGTTTTTGCTCCAGCCTAGGATTGAAAGTACTGTGCTGGGGCGTCTTCGTGCTACAGACAAAATGCCAAATTGGAAGACAATCTTTGCATCTGCCGGGTTTTCTCCCGTAACTTTCAGTAACTTCACCGAAACTCAGGCAGAATGTGTGGTGAAGAGGACTCCAGTGAGGGGATTTCACGTGGAAAGGCAGCAGGCTTTGCTTGTGCTTTTTTGGCAGCGTAGAGAGCTTATGTCAGCTTCAGCATGGAGATGCTGA
- the LOC7465513 gene encoding uncharacterized protein LOC7465513 isoform X1 — protein sequence MVTLTNKSLMYFEDLTLPTVQVIVMTASMRCSRCRQRVSQVISRMSAGLKEYTVDVHNKQVIMKGDTGKQWKKEDDHSNDEMNNERCQRLKLFLRSFVATCFGNYMAN from the exons ATGGTGACATTAACAAATAAATCTCTCATGTATTTCGAGGATTTGACGCTTCCCACT GTTCAGGTTATAGTAATGACAGCAAGCATGAGATGTTCTCGATGCCGTCAAAGAGTTTCCCAAGTTATTTCCAGGATGTCTG CAGGGTTGAAAGAGTACACAGTAGACGTGCACAACAAACAAGTAATTATGAAGGGAGATACTGGAAAGCAGTGGAAGAAAGAGGATGATCATTCCAATGACGAAATGAACAATGAGCGTTGTCAGAGATTAAAACTGTTCTTGAGATCTTTCGTGGCGACTTGCTTTGGTAATTATATGGCTAATTAA